The genomic region CGCGTCGCTGATGGAAAAGTCTCTCTTGATAGCGCCGTCCGTCGGGGCGAAGACCAGGTAGTCCCCGCGGCCTCTGAGCTTCTCGCCGTATCCGGCGGCTTTCACGGCGGCCGTGAAGATTGAAAGCTCTCGCGCGTTTTCCAGGGCGTCCATCACGCTCATGCCCGCTCCGTGTGTCGGCAGCCGTACCCTGACGCTCCACTCTCTCTGGGGCATCATGCCGCCCATCCCTGGAAATGGGAATTCGCCCATGTCCGGCATAAACTGCCCGGGTGGCCTGTCCCATATCTGCCCGTCAAAAAATTGAGCCTGCGCAGGCGCCATCATAATAAAAAGCAAAGCAAGCGATACCGGTATCCATCTTACTCCATCCATTCTCATCCCCGGATAAAAACATAGTACGTATCGTTAAATAGCTTGGCAAAATATTGAGAAGGGTTGAAGGGAGGCCTGAAATCGCGCCGATG from Methanocella conradii HZ254 harbors:
- a CDS encoding fasciclin domain-containing protein encodes the protein MRMDGVRWIPVSLALLFIMMAPAQAQFFDGQIWDRPPGQFMPDMGEFPFPGMGGMMPQREWSVRVRLPTHGAGMSVMDALENARELSIFTAAVKAAGYGEKLRGRGDYLVFAPTDGAIKRDFSISDAQALLSDKDLTRGLLENSIVYKPAGQDRRGNESDLVALSGKEIVMLRSKSGVTANGADVLKILGARNGMVIVTDGAVGT